Genomic segment of Methanolobus mangrovi:
TCACAACACGGTCAATAATGCCCCAGATAAAGACATTGAAGAATGAAAACCTTATAAAACAGGAACGAGATGATTTCTGTTTGACTGTCATAGGAAAAATAATTGTAAAAAACATGCTACCATTTCTTGAAACATCAAGGATCGTCGAAGAGAACAAAGACTTCTGGACAAGCAGGAATTTTGATGCAATACCTGCCCACCTTTTCAGTAGAATAAGAGACCTTGGACATTATTTCTTGATCGAACCTGACATTAACCACATGTTTGAACTCCCCAGAGAATTTGTGGATAATATTCCTAAATCGAAAACTATCACTACTTTTGTTTCATACCTTCATCCGGAATTCATATCTCTTTATTTGAAAGCATCTGAATCCGGAGCTGACATATCACTTTTCCTATCAGAACCGGCTTTGGAAAAGATAAGAAAAGAGTACCTTAAGCAATTCAATGAACTAATTGAAATGGAAAACACAACCATTTTCCTTTGCAAAGAGAAACCTAAAATACCAATGATAACTGTGACCGATTGGTTTTGTTATATTTGCCTTTTCAATGATGAGGAAAGGTATGATCACAGGGATATCATCAGTTTTGATGACAGTTCTTTAAAGTGGTGTCATGATTTATTTGACTATTATAGAAATAATTCAAAAAAGCTCTATCAAATAAAAGAGGTTGAATAAGTGATAGATTTTCAGGTGTGTATATAATGGAATCATCGCTAACTGAAACAATCTGGTTCTCTGAAAAAAGAAGAAAAATACTGTTGTTATTGCTGGACGGTCCGAAGGACCCTGAGGAATTGAAGAAAGCGTTTGGTGTTGCCTGGCGTTCATTGATACTTCCTCTAAAGGAACTCAAGGAAGAACAACTGCTTCATAACTCTGAAGGAATATATGAGCTGTCAGATATTGGAAAACTTATAGCAGAGAGTGTAAAACCATTAGATGGTATTTTAAACCTCTTTGCAAAGGATACGGATTATTGGGTTAAAAGGGACTTGAATTCAATACCACAATATCTGCTGGACAGAATGGGGGAAATAGAGAACTGCATAATTGCAGAACCAGAATTGAACGACATGTTTGAACCTTCCGCAGAATTTACGACATCTCTTCTGAAATCAAAACATGTACATTCTGTTTTTTCGATCTACCATCCATTTTATCCACCACTTTACAGTGGACTTGCAGAAAACGGAACTAAAATATCAATTGTCCTAACTGAGTCTGTATTTGAAAGAATGAAAAAGGACAGACAGGAAGAGCTGGAAAAACTACAACAGTCTCAAAATATTGAATTGTTCCTTTACAAAAAAGAATTACTTCCTCCATCAATCATAGTTACGGATAACTTGTTCTCTGGCATTTTTTTCAGTACCCATGGAAGATACGACCACCGGGATATAATGAGTTTTTCCCGGAGTTCTCTAAACTGGGGAGAAGAACTGTTCGGATATTACCAAAAAATGGCAAATGAAATCTCAACATTTGAAGGCTGATATAATTTGCTACATATTAATGGATACATATGAGAAGGTGTGTGAGTGAAACAGAATGAAATGCCAATAAAAGCTAAATTGATCATATACATAGTAGTTAGCGTTTTTTTGGTACTTATTGTTTCAACTGCCGTCAGTATCACAACCGTGACAGCACAACAAAAAGAACTGGCATACCTTCAATCCGTGGAAATGGCAAGGGACTATGCAAATCAGTTCGATGGAGATATGAAGGCAAATATGGCTATTGCACAGACCATTGCCAAAACAATGGAAATGTATACGACTGCTGACAGGGAAGAAGTAAATAATATTCTCAAAAATGTTCTTGAAACATATCCTTCTCTTACAGGAGTTTATGTAGGATACGAACCAAATGCCTTCGATGGAAAGGACAATGAATATATCAATTCTCCAGACCATGATTCCACCGGGAGGTTCGTACCTTACTGGAATACTATCCAGGGAGAAATAGGAATTGAACCCCTGGTAAACTATGACACCCAGGATTACTATCAGCTTCCTAAAATAACACATGAAGATATTGTTACAGAACCTTATTTTTATCAGGGTATCTTCATGGTAAGCTACGATGTACCTATCCTTAAAGATGATGAATTCATAGGTGTTGCAGGTGTTGATGTATCTCTTGATTATATTGATGATGTGGTAAGTGAGATAAAAGCCTTTGACACAGGCTACGCATTTGTTACAGGAAATACCGGTATTCTGGTATCTCATCCTGAATACAAAGAGGGAATAGGCACTCATACTCTTTACGATTTTGACATTCCTGAAATATCATCTGCAGCAGAGGATATCAAAAATGGAAAGGGAGGAAGTGTTGAAACTATCGATCCTGTGACAGGCGAAGAAGTAATAATGTTCTACGAACCTGTAAGGACAGGTAACTATTCTTTTGTGCTTGTGGTCCCAAAAGAAGAGATGTTTGCCGGGGTCACCAAGCTTAGAAACAGTCTGGTCATTATATCTATTATTTCAATATGTTTTATGGGCCTTGTCTCTTATCTGATAGCAACATCGATAACTTCTCCTATTGATGAAATAGTCAAGAACTTTAGAAATATTGCTCAGGATGCAGTTGACGGTAAATTGGATACAAGAGCAAAAACAAATGTAGAGAAAGACTTCAAAGAAATTCCAATCGGACTTAATATGATCCTGGACGCTGTGATAGCACCGATACGGGAATCTATCAGAGTTACAAATGCCCTTGCAAAAGGAGAACTTGGAGCACGTACCGAACTGGAACTAAAAGGAGAATTCAAGCAGCTTGGAGATACATTGGATAATTTTGCAGATTCACTGAACAATATTATTGCAGATTCCAACAGTGTACTTACTGCTATACAGAACAATGATTTTTCCCGCAATGTTCAGATTCATGGCGAAGGTGATTTCAATATCCTCACTTACGGAATTGAAGAAACAAGAAACTCGTTAGATCTGGCTATTCACGAGCAAAAAAAAGCTGAGAAGGCTCTGAGAGATTCTGAAAGAAAATTCAGGACTTTGTTTGAAAGTCCAAATGATGCAATATATCTTACTGATATGCAAGGAAATATCCTGGAAGTAAATGAGGTCGCATGTTCAAGAATGGGATATTCCCACGATGAATTCCTTTCTCTGACACACATGGATATTGATGCTTCCAACCGTGGAAAGGATTTTCTTAAAGTTCTAAAAGAGCTATGTAAGATCAAAAGCAACCTATTGGAAACAGTCCACATGAGAAAAGATGGTACTATCTTTCCAGTAGAATTGAGTAGCCGGATGATAAAGTTTGATGGGTATAAAGCAGTTATTACCATTGCAAGAGATATCAGTAAAAGAAAACAGACGGAAAAAGAACTCAAAAAATATGCTGATGAACTTAAGCATTCTAATGAGCTTAAAGAAGAAATGGAGAGCATAATCAATAACAGTCCCGTTATAGTCTTCAAATGGAAGACAGAAACTGACTGGCCAGTGGAATTCGTTTCAGACAATATCACAAAACTTGGCTACACTGTAGAAGATTTCACATCGAACACTATCAAGTATGCTGACATCATACACCCGGATGATAGTGAAAGAACACATTTGCATATCTCCAATTATTATATGAAAAAGGATGCTCAACTGAACTACGAATATAGAATATACACCAAATCAGGCGATGTAAGATGGGTAGATGAAAGAACGTTCATAAGACGTGATAATTACGGCAGGATCACATTGCAGGGAATCATTCTGGATGTAACTGAACGTAAAAAGGTAGAAGAAGCACTTTTTCAGGCAGAGAACATACGCAAGAAAGAAATACATCACCGTGTTAAGAACAATTTACAGGTAATATCAAGCCTACTCTATCTTGCATCTGATAATTTCGAGGAGCAGGACGTAATAGAGGCCTTTATGGATAGTCGCAACCGTGTACGTTCAATGGCTCTGATACATGAAGAATTGTACCAATCCAAGGATATGACAAGTATTGATTTTTCTGATTACACGGAGAAATTGATGAATTATCTATCCAGATCATGCGGAAGTGAAAAGAAAGATATTAAGCTTGTTTCAAAAATCGAGGATGTTTATCTGAATGTTGATACAGCTGTTCCACTTGGTATGATAATCAATGAACTTGTTTCAAACTCACTAAAACATGCTTTCCCTGGAATGAAAGAAGGGGAAATAAGTGTGGAACTCAAAGTTCTGAAAAATGATTTTTTATTGAAAATAAAAGATAATGGAATTGGTATCTCCCCTGATATAGATTACAGAAATACTGAATCTCTAGGTTTACAGCTTGTGACCACGCTGGTTGACCAGATCGATGGTACCATTGAACTGAACTCAATTCACGGAACAGAATTTATCATTAATTTTGCAGAGAGGAAATAAAATGGAAGAAATAGAGATTAGTAGTGCAAAGATACTAGTTGTTGAGGATGAAAATATTGTTGCTCTGGAGCTTAAGAAAAGATTGAAAAAACTCGGATATCAGATTCCCAGTGTTGCATCATCCGGGATAGAAGCAATTAACAAAGCTGAAGGGTTTCTTCCGGATCTTGTGATAATGGACATCAGACTAAAAGGAGATATGGATGGAATTCAAGCAGCTCAGACGATTCGGGAAAGGTTCAATATACCAATAATATATCTTACTGCTCATTCAGACGATGAAACACTTAAAAGAGCTAAACAGACAGAACCTTATGGATATATTTTAAAGCCCTTTGAAGAAGACGACCTGCGAACAGCAATTGAAATAGCACTATATAAGTATCAGATGGAAAATCACCATGATAAATAGAAAATGCTGGAATAAACAGGAATATTTTGACTTTTTATTTCAGAATACGGTAAGTTTTCTTTGAAGTACTTTATCTTCATGTTCGTTTAGAGATAACTAATTCTCATACCTCATGACAATTCACATGTCATGCAAATAATAACACCAAATCATGCTATATATTATTCTGTTCTACTGGAAAGTATCCCTTAATAAAGGGTCTATATCCATAGGCAGGGATACGGGTCGGTATTCCTGCACTTCCCCAAAAATCAGTACCTTTGCTGAGATGTATGATTATTTACTTAAAACAAGTAATTTTTATGAAAGTATAGGTATTACAAAATTATCATACCCCATGATAATTCACATGTCATGTCAATAATATCATCAAATTATACTATATATTACTCTGTTTTACTGGAAGGTATCTCTTTAATAATGAATCTACATCCATAAGCAGAGATAAGGGTAAGTGTCATAAACTTATTAAAAATATAACTGTTGTTGCGGAAAGTATATATGCTAGCACTGTCACTTGCAAACACAAACTATAAGTACTGCAGTTTATGGATAATATATATATATGTCGATTACTAACATAGAACCTGTCTTTAGTTGATACAGAGTACCAATAGGAGACAAGATCAAATCGCTATCAATCAAAGGAAGCAAAGAAATGACATTCAACAACAAGAACCACAATTGGATACTAACTTACCTGGGATTCTAGGAATTAGTACGAAAAAAGGTCATAATCCAGGAGCTGTTAGCATGGAAAAGAAACCACTTGATACACTTATTAGCAAAAACGGTTTATGGGTGTCACGCAACGGACACCTTCATGGGATACAAAAGTGTGAAACATCCCAGAAATATATACGAATAGAAATGGATTGCGGGGAAGTAATCACCGTACGCAATTCAAGATCAAGCCGATCCGCAAGGTCACTCAGGAATCACAAATTCCAGAAGCCCTGTAAGCGCTGTCGTCTGTCAGAAGACAGGATCAGGGAATTTTCAAAGAAGATCTCCAGAAAGGATGAATCTGAAATAAAAATTGTTCGCTCTTTCCGTTTAGAGCCTGAAAAGCCGGTAAAACAAGAAATACCAGCAACAATAAACAAACCGGAAATAAAAACAAACACTCCTTCTCACATTCATAATGAACAAAGGGCTGGAACAACTGCTAATAGTTCCACCAACCACAGTTCAGCTCCGAAGCAAAGTAAGAGCAGTTCCAGCCCCTCTAAACCTAATAAGACTTTCCAGCCGCAAGTAAAGTCGAAGAAAACGGAGTTCACATCCTCACAAAAGACCAGGATACTCTCACTTCTCGGACCTGGAGAGATGATATCATTCTCAAAGGAGAAGCGTTCTTTTGGCGAACTGGAATCTATACTTCAGACTGAAAGGAAAAAGGACATCAGAGAAGTGTACGAAAACAGCCGTGAAAACCTTCTTGGAAAGCTTGAGAGAACGATAACAGAATTCTTCGTGGACATGGGCTTCCTTGAGGTAAAATCACCCATACTCATTCCCTTTGAATATATGGAAAGAATAGGAGTCGGCGAGGACAAAAAATTATCCGAGCAAATATTCAGGGTCGATGACAACATGTGCCTGCGTCCCATGCTGGCACCCGGTTTGTACAACCACCTGCGAAAGTTCGATAACGTACTTCCTGATCCTGTAAGGATATTTGAAATAGGTCCGTGCTACCGCAAGGAATCAGACGGGAACAGCCATCTTGAAGAGTTCACCATGCTCAATTTCTGCCAGATGGGATCCAAGTGCACAAGAGAGAATCTTGAGTATATTATAGATGAGTTCCTGGAATTCCTTGGTATCGATTATGAGATTATGGAAGATAGCTGCATGGTCTATGGCGAGACCATCGATATCATGCACAAGAACATGGAACTCTCATCTGCTGTTGTAGGTCCTATTCCAATGGATATGGACTGGGGAGTGAACAAACCATGGATAGGAGCCGGTTTTGGCCTTGAGAGACTTCTGAAGGCAAAGCACGATTTCAAGAATATCAAGCGTGCAGCAAGGTCCGAATCCTACTACAACGGAATCAGCATAAACCTGTGAGGCAGTAACATGATAAAGAATATCGATTACTGGGACCTCGACAGGTTTGCACAGGATATAGTAAGTGGAAAGCAGCTCACAGATGAAAATCTCAGGGAACTGCTGTCCCTGACGGAAGAAGAAGATATCCAGAAATTGCACTATGTAGCAAGAAAAGTGAGAGACCATTTCTTTGGAAACAAAGTATTTCTCTACAGCTTCGTTTACTTCTCAACATACTGCAAGAACAACTGTGCTTTCTGTTATTACAACAGATGCAACGATATACAGCGATACCGCCTTGATATGGAGGAGATACGCAATATCTGCAGGGCACTGAAGAATGAGAGTATTCACATGGTTGACCTGACCATGGGAGAAGACCCCTATTTCCACAATGATCCGGAAAAATTCGTTGATATTGTGAGAACAGTAAAAGAGGAAATGGGATTACCCATAATGATCTCTCCCGGTGTCATGGATGACAGAACTCTCAGCAAGCTCCGTGAAAATGGAGCTGACTTCCTAGCTCTGTACCAGGAAACCCATGACCGCGAACTCTACCAGAAACTGAGGGTGGGACAGTCATTTGAAGAAAGGATGCATGCAAGGCAGTTCGCCAAAAAGATCGGATACTGCGTGGAAGACGGAATACTCACAGGTGTGGGAAATAACATTGACTCCACCATAAAGTCCCTGCGAGGTATGCAGAAGAACAAACCGGACATGGTTCGTGTTATGACTTTTGTTCCACAGGATGGGACCCCCCTTGAGGAAGTAAGCCAGGAATCCAGTCTCTCAGAACTGAAGATAATATCAATACTAAGACTGATGTTCCCGGACAGGCTCATACCGGCATCTCTTGACCTTGAAGGAATTGATGGCATGGTCCACCGCCTTAATGCAGGTGCAAACGTTGTCACATCGATAATACCATCCGATTCCTCACTGGAAGGTGTGGTCAATTATGACAGGGAGCTTGAAGAAAGGGACAGGGACCCAAAAAGTGTTGTCAAGCGTCTCAGGACCATGGGTATGGAACCTGCAAGCCAGGCTGATTTCAACAGGATAATAGGAAAATCCACCGGAAAGCCTGCTGAAGTACCGGTGGTGGCAATATGAAGACCATCTGCATCATCGGAGGGAAGTTACAGGGTTTTGAGGTTACCTATCTGGCACATAAGGCAGGCATGAATGTTGTGCTTGTGGACCGCAGGGCAAAACCCCTTATACGCAACGTTGTGGACAGTTTTCACTGTTTTGACATAACTGAGGAACCCGAAAAACTGAGGGAACTCTCAGAAAACGTAGATGCCATCATTCCGGTAAATGAAAACCTGAGAACCATAGAGTTCCTCAGGAGTATGAAGAATGAGCTGGCATGCCCCATACTCTTCGATTTTGATGCTTATTATGTAAGCATGGATAAGAAGCGTTCAAAGGATTATTTCAAATCCATTGGCATACCAACTCCTGCAGATAAACCTGTGAAACCACCTTATTTTGTAAAGCCTCCTTGTGAAAGCAGCAGCATTGGAACATCTATAATATATGATGACAGGGAACTGGAAGGGCTTGACCCATCCATGCTCATCGAGGAATATGTTGAGGGTGATGTTGTTTCCCTTGAAGTTATCGGGGATGGCAGGAATTTTGCAGTTGTCAAGGAAACAAAGATACACATTGATGGAACCTACGACTGCCACATGGTGACTCCCATTGATAACTACCCTGAATTCAGGAAGATAAGTCATGAGCTTGCAAAGAACCTCAACCTCCGGGGAATAATGGATGTAGAGGCAATAGACAGCCCCCAGGGTCTGAAGGTGCTGGAAATAGATGCAAGATTCCCAAGCCAGACACCTACGGCTGTTTACCATTCCACAGGAATCAACCTTGTGGAATTGCTCATGCAGGCATTTTCAGAAGAAGTGCAGGAGATGGAGATAGCTGCGCAGAAGAACTACTGTATCTATGAACATATGCTTCTTGAGAATGGGAACCTGAAACCTGTTGGTGAGCATGTGCTCTCGCAGGGTGACGAATACGTACAGTTCCACGCTTCTGAGAATCTTGAGATATTCGAGTCAAGGGGCAAGAACATGAACAGTGTTTTCACTCTCATAAGCCGGGGAGCCGACAGGGAAGAGACTGAAAAAGTGAGACAAAACGGAATGGAAATGATAACGGAACATTTCCAGAACAATCCACAGGAGGTATAAAATGGCACTTTTGACACCAGAAGACCTGGAAAACCTTTCCATGCAGCTTGAAGAAAATGATGAGATCGCCAGAAGGGTCACAGGTCTTGACATAAGGGGAATATGCGAAGCACTTTACGGAACAAAGCCCGGTTCTGAAAAAGTAGGTATCATCCCCATCACTGCAGGAAACGGGGTCATCGGCAATTTCACATCATCCCTTCTGTTCATAGCTCAGTACTTCGGTTTTGAAGGATTCATAACAGAGCATCCGGATGTTACAGGTTACTA
This window contains:
- a CDS encoding helix-turn-helix transcriptional regulator — its product is MPQIKTLKNENLIKQERDDFCLTVIGKIIVKNMLPFLETSRIVEENKDFWTSRNFDAIPAHLFSRIRDLGHYFLIEPDINHMFELPREFVDNIPKSKTITTFVSYLHPEFISLYLKASESGADISLFLSEPALEKIRKEYLKQFNELIEMENTTIFLCKEKPKIPMITVTDWFCYICLFNDEERYDHRDIISFDDSSLKWCHDLFDYYRNNSKKLYQIKEVE
- a CDS encoding helix-turn-helix transcriptional regulator — its product is MESSLTETIWFSEKRRKILLLLLDGPKDPEELKKAFGVAWRSLILPLKELKEEQLLHNSEGIYELSDIGKLIAESVKPLDGILNLFAKDTDYWVKRDLNSIPQYLLDRMGEIENCIIAEPELNDMFEPSAEFTTSLLKSKHVHSVFSIYHPFYPPLYSGLAENGTKISIVLTESVFERMKKDRQEELEKLQQSQNIELFLYKKELLPPSIIVTDNLFSGIFFSTHGRYDHRDIMSFSRSSLNWGEELFGYYQKMANEISTFEG
- a CDS encoding PAS domain S-box protein; amino-acid sequence: MKQNEMPIKAKLIIYIVVSVFLVLIVSTAVSITTVTAQQKELAYLQSVEMARDYANQFDGDMKANMAIAQTIAKTMEMYTTADREEVNNILKNVLETYPSLTGVYVGYEPNAFDGKDNEYINSPDHDSTGRFVPYWNTIQGEIGIEPLVNYDTQDYYQLPKITHEDIVTEPYFYQGIFMVSYDVPILKDDEFIGVAGVDVSLDYIDDVVSEIKAFDTGYAFVTGNTGILVSHPEYKEGIGTHTLYDFDIPEISSAAEDIKNGKGGSVETIDPVTGEEVIMFYEPVRTGNYSFVLVVPKEEMFAGVTKLRNSLVIISIISICFMGLVSYLIATSITSPIDEIVKNFRNIAQDAVDGKLDTRAKTNVEKDFKEIPIGLNMILDAVIAPIRESIRVTNALAKGELGARTELELKGEFKQLGDTLDNFADSLNNIIADSNSVLTAIQNNDFSRNVQIHGEGDFNILTYGIEETRNSLDLAIHEQKKAEKALRDSERKFRTLFESPNDAIYLTDMQGNILEVNEVACSRMGYSHDEFLSLTHMDIDASNRGKDFLKVLKELCKIKSNLLETVHMRKDGTIFPVELSSRMIKFDGYKAVITIARDISKRKQTEKELKKYADELKHSNELKEEMESIINNSPVIVFKWKTETDWPVEFVSDNITKLGYTVEDFTSNTIKYADIIHPDDSERTHLHISNYYMKKDAQLNYEYRIYTKSGDVRWVDERTFIRRDNYGRITLQGIILDVTERKKVEEALFQAENIRKKEIHHRVKNNLQVISSLLYLASDNFEEQDVIEAFMDSRNRVRSMALIHEELYQSKDMTSIDFSDYTEKLMNYLSRSCGSEKKDIKLVSKIEDVYLNVDTAVPLGMIINELVSNSLKHAFPGMKEGEISVELKVLKNDFLLKIKDNGIGISPDIDYRNTESLGLQLVTTLVDQIDGTIELNSIHGTEFIINFAERK
- a CDS encoding response regulator translates to MSSAKILVVEDENIVALELKKRLKKLGYQIPSVASSGIEAINKAEGFLPDLVIMDIRLKGDMDGIQAAQTIRERFNIPIIYLTAHSDDETLKRAKQTEPYGYILKPFEEDDLRTAIEIALYKYQMENHHDK
- the pylS gene encoding pyrrolysine--tRNA(Pyl) ligase, whose protein sequence is MEKKPLDTLISKNGLWVSRNGHLHGIQKCETSQKYIRIEMDCGEVITVRNSRSSRSARSLRNHKFQKPCKRCRLSEDRIREFSKKISRKDESEIKIVRSFRLEPEKPVKQEIPATINKPEIKTNTPSHIHNEQRAGTTANSSTNHSSAPKQSKSSSSPSKPNKTFQPQVKSKKTEFTSSQKTRILSLLGPGEMISFSKEKRSFGELESILQTERKKDIREVYENSRENLLGKLERTITEFFVDMGFLEVKSPILIPFEYMERIGVGEDKKLSEQIFRVDDNMCLRPMLAPGLYNHLRKFDNVLPDPVRIFEIGPCYRKESDGNSHLEEFTMLNFCQMGSKCTRENLEYIIDEFLEFLGIDYEIMEDSCMVYGETIDIMHKNMELSSAVVGPIPMDMDWGVNKPWIGAGFGLERLLKAKHDFKNIKRAARSESYYNGISINL
- the pylB gene encoding methylornithine synthase PylB, whose protein sequence is MIKNIDYWDLDRFAQDIVSGKQLTDENLRELLSLTEEEDIQKLHYVARKVRDHFFGNKVFLYSFVYFSTYCKNNCAFCYYNRCNDIQRYRLDMEEIRNICRALKNESIHMVDLTMGEDPYFHNDPEKFVDIVRTVKEEMGLPIMISPGVMDDRTLSKLRENGADFLALYQETHDRELYQKLRVGQSFEERMHARQFAKKIGYCVEDGILTGVGNNIDSTIKSLRGMQKNKPDMVRVMTFVPQDGTPLEEVSQESSLSELKIISILRLMFPDRLIPASLDLEGIDGMVHRLNAGANVVTSIIPSDSSLEGVVNYDRELEERDRDPKSVVKRLRTMGMEPASQADFNRIIGKSTGKPAEVPVVAI
- the pylC gene encoding 3-methylornithine--L-lysine ligase PylC gives rise to the protein MKTICIIGGKLQGFEVTYLAHKAGMNVVLVDRRAKPLIRNVVDSFHCFDITEEPEKLRELSENVDAIIPVNENLRTIEFLRSMKNELACPILFDFDAYYVSMDKKRSKDYFKSIGIPTPADKPVKPPYFVKPPCESSSIGTSIIYDDRELEGLDPSMLIEEYVEGDVVSLEVIGDGRNFAVVKETKIHIDGTYDCHMVTPIDNYPEFRKISHELAKNLNLRGIMDVEAIDSPQGLKVLEIDARFPSQTPTAVYHSTGINLVELLMQAFSEEVQEMEIAAQKNYCIYEHMLLENGNLKPVGEHVLSQGDEYVQFHASENLEIFESRGKNMNSVFTLISRGADREETEKVRQNGMEMITEHFQNNPQEV